A DNA window from bacterium contains the following coding sequences:
- a CDS encoding type II secretion system F family protein: MLAIVLSILTVTAGVTVLAFERALRRRRVVARRLGLLEDDAEFAGRGGRWALIATWVSEAFEPRKIWRGMARTARRSLSVSLMMASLALTLGIGYGWWLMDRSGTTWGVVGGGSLALLGWYLLGGYMEGRLQRRKEAIAWSVPALLDRIVCLVEVGVSFESALGNVVREKGKGDRTLKNELFRYLQETRLGHTRQEALVALAQRCDVPELHRMVGAVLASRDDAAALRTQLRECSLALQGEWLKKKRDRAKRAITLMLGIIVTCFGPLMAIALGAR, encoded by the coding sequence ATGCTGGCCATCGTGCTTTCGATCCTCACCGTGACGGCGGGCGTCACGGTCCTCGCCTTCGAGCGCGCCCTGCGTCGCCGACGGGTGGTCGCGCGGCGCCTGGGGCTGCTGGAGGACGACGCCGAATTCGCGGGCCGCGGGGGACGCTGGGCCCTGATCGCCACCTGGGTGTCGGAGGCCTTCGAGCCTCGGAAGATCTGGCGTGGGATGGCGCGGACCGCCCGGCGCTCGCTGAGCGTCAGCCTGATGATGGCCTCGCTCGCTCTGACCCTCGGGATCGGCTACGGCTGGTGGCTGATGGACCGCTCGGGCACCACCTGGGGGGTGGTGGGCGGCGGCTCCCTGGCACTGCTCGGGTGGTACCTGCTGGGGGGCTACATGGAGGGGCGCCTCCAGCGCCGCAAAGAAGCCATCGCATGGTCGGTGCCGGCCCTCTTGGACCGCATCGTTTGCCTGGTCGAGGTGGGGGTCAGCTTCGAATCGGCCCTGGGCAACGTGGTGCGCGAGAAGGGAAAGGGCGATCGCACCCTCAAGAACGAGCTGTTCCGCTACCTGCAGGAGACCCGCCTCGGCCACACCCGCCAGGAGGCGCTGGTCGCCCTGGCGCAGCGCTGCGACGTGCCCGAGCTGCACCGGATGGTCGGAGCGGTCCTCGCCTCGCGCGACGACGCGGCCGCCCTGCGCACCCAGCTACGGGAGTGCTCCCTGGCGTTGCAGGGCGAGTGGCTCAAGAAGAAGCGCGATCGCGCCAAGCGCGCCATCACCCTCATGCTGGGGATCATCGTGACCTGCTTCGGCCCGCTGATGGCGATCGCCCTCGGTGCCAGGTAA
- a CDS encoding ABC transporter permease, producing the protein MASLLSKGVGVLAEVGSIVRFLGLVLKAAVRRAPSPSLVIEQMIKIGLESFPVIMAICAFVGSNIVLVGYYAFQRFGGQDMVGAYSGLMCLREFAPIIVGAMMAAKPGTDMTATIATMRIREQIDALEVMSVNPFWFLMVPRFLAFILVAPCLIVFASIAAIAAGYVVAVFQLGVNGGTFVADLTRYLTATDLWCAMLKGIIFATLTCLVACYYGFNSAPGPQGVSRAINRTVVVVATIIVIVNYFLSEALFG; encoded by the coding sequence ATGGCGAGCTTGCTTTCCAAGGGCGTCGGGGTCCTGGCCGAGGTCGGATCCATCGTGCGCTTCCTGGGCCTGGTACTGAAGGCCGCCGTCCGCCGCGCGCCGAGCCCTTCGCTCGTCATCGAGCAGATGATCAAGATCGGCCTCGAGAGCTTCCCGGTCATCATGGCCATCTGCGCCTTCGTCGGCTCCAACATCGTGCTGGTGGGCTACTACGCCTTCCAGCGTTTCGGCGGCCAGGACATGGTGGGCGCCTATTCCGGCTTGATGTGCCTGCGCGAGTTCGCCCCCATCATCGTGGGGGCCATGATGGCCGCCAAGCCCGGCACCGACATGACCGCGACCATCGCCACCATGCGCATCCGCGAGCAGATCGACGCCCTTGAGGTCATGTCGGTCAACCCCTTCTGGTTCCTGATGGTCCCGCGCTTCCTCGCCTTCATCCTGGTCGCCCCTTGCCTCATCGTCTTCGCCTCGATCGCGGCGATCGCCGCGGGCTACGTGGTCGCGGTCTTCCAGCTCGGCGTCAATGGGGGCACCTTCGTCGCGGACCTCACCCGCTACTTGACGGCGACCGATCTGTGGTGCGCCATGTTGAAGGGGATCATCTTCGCCACGCTGACCTGTCTGGTCGCCTGCTACTACGGCTTCAACTCGGCCCCCGGTCCCCAGGGGGTCAGCCGCGCCATCAACCGAACGGTGGTGGTGGTCGCCACGATCATCGTCATCGTCAACTACTTCCTGTCAGAAGCCTTGTTTGGGTAA
- a CDS encoding ABC transporter ATP-binding protein, whose amino-acid sequence MATEQSNAISGSGPLPQDSIVEFRNVHKAFGKQKVLDDVTLRIERGKTTVIIGPSGTGKSVFIKLLVGLLKPDQGGILVDGQDLTQLKEKDLYEVRKKFGMLFQDGALFDSMNVGDNVAFPLRQHTKKSEKEIRAIVAAKLAQVGLPGVEHKFPSELSGGMRKRVGIARAIALEPEIVLFDEPNSGLDPVMSDAIDKLILRMQRELGLTFIVISHDIPGTFQIADRIAMLYKSKLIAYGAADKLKESDNPILRQFFDRSADGPIQVV is encoded by the coding sequence ATGGCCACCGAACAGTCAAACGCCATCTCGGGCTCCGGGCCGCTGCCGCAAGACAGCATCGTCGAGTTCCGCAACGTCCACAAGGCCTTCGGCAAGCAGAAGGTGCTGGATGACGTGACGCTGCGCATCGAGCGCGGCAAGACGACCGTCATCATCGGCCCTTCGGGCACCGGCAAGTCGGTCTTCATCAAGCTCTTGGTCGGCCTTCTCAAGCCGGACCAGGGCGGGATTCTGGTGGACGGCCAGGACCTGACCCAGCTCAAGGAGAAGGACCTCTACGAGGTCCGCAAGAAGTTCGGGATGCTGTTCCAGGACGGCGCCCTCTTCGACTCCATGAACGTGGGCGACAACGTGGCCTTCCCCCTGCGCCAGCACACCAAGAAGAGCGAGAAGGAGATCCGCGCCATCGTCGCGGCCAAGCTCGCCCAGGTGGGCCTGCCCGGTGTCGAGCACAAGTTCCCCTCGGAGCTCTCGGGCGGCATGCGCAAGCGCGTGGGCATCGCCCGGGCGATCGCCCTCGAGCCCGAGATCGTGCTGTTCGACGAGCCCAACTCGGGCCTGGACCCGGTCATGTCCGATGCGATCGACAAGCTGATCCTTCGCATGCAGCGCGAGCTGGGCCTGACCTTCATCGTCATCAGCCACGACATCCCCGGCACCTTCCAGATCGCCGACCGGATCGCCATGCTCTACAAGAGCAAGCTCATCGCCTACGGCGCGGCGGACAAGCTGAAGGAGTCGGACAACCCCATCCTCCGGCAGTTCTTCGACCGCAGCGCGGACGGCCCCATCCAAGTCGTGTAA
- a CDS encoding MCE family protein, with protein sequence MERKLWNDVALGAFILAALGLLAYMSVAVGGLKLGKAIIVTAKFDNAAGLVKDGAVMIAGVNVGSVESLSVAHDKALVKLRLKTDADIRQDVKAAIRMKSLLGEKYIELLPQSESAPLLKDGETIGQTDVPVEVDELMKYVGPVLKDVDPKDLSSIVHSLATTLGGRGESMGKTLDTAGNTLATLDRILTKNEDKLAHMIDSLDRTADAAPSLINRLDRMTSDLEPATKALGKRGPDLLARLDRASVELAPTVTALGKKGPALIDHADQTLVALDPTLTKLPKTLDALEPSLSRLPKTLDTLDKLVNRLDATLGKLDPILDQTKGRELVEKDGSLKVKARLF encoded by the coding sequence ATGGAACGCAAGCTCTGGAACGACGTGGCCCTCGGGGCCTTCATCCTCGCGGCGCTGGGTCTCTTGGCCTACATGTCCGTGGCGGTGGGCGGCCTCAAGCTCGGCAAGGCGATCATCGTGACGGCCAAGTTCGACAACGCGGCGGGCCTCGTCAAGGACGGCGCGGTCATGATCGCGGGCGTGAACGTGGGCTCGGTCGAGTCCCTCTCGGTCGCCCACGACAAGGCGCTCGTCAAGCTGCGCCTCAAGACCGACGCCGACATCCGCCAGGACGTGAAGGCGGCCATCCGCATGAAGAGCCTCCTGGGCGAGAAGTACATCGAGCTTCTGCCCCAGTCCGAGAGCGCCCCCCTGCTCAAGGACGGTGAGACCATCGGTCAGACCGACGTGCCGGTCGAGGTGGACGAGCTGATGAAGTACGTGGGCCCGGTCCTCAAGGACGTGGACCCCAAGGACCTCTCGAGCATCGTTCACAGCCTCGCGACCACCTTGGGCGGCCGCGGCGAGTCCATGGGCAAGACCCTCGACACCGCGGGCAACACCCTCGCCACCCTCGATCGCATCTTGACCAAGAACGAGGACAAGCTGGCGCACATGATCGACAGCCTGGATCGCACGGCTGACGCCGCGCCGAGCCTCATCAACCGCCTCGATCGCATGACCTCTGACCTGGAGCCCGCCACCAAGGCCCTGGGCAAGCGCGGTCCCGACCTCCTGGCGCGCCTGGACCGTGCGAGCGTCGAGCTCGCCCCCACTGTGACCGCGCTCGGCAAGAAGGGCCCCGCCCTCATCGACCACGCGGACCAGACCCTGGTCGCGCTGGATCCGACTCTCACCAAGCTCCCCAAGACCCTGGACGCCCTCGAGCCCTCGCTCAGCCGCCTGCCCAAGACCCTGGACACCCTGGACAAGCTCGTGAATCGCCTCGATGCGACCCTGGGCAAGCTGGACCCGATCCTGGACCAGACCAAGGGCCGCGAGCTCGTCGAGAAGGATGGCTCGCTCAAGGTCAAGGCGCGTCTCTTCTAG